The proteins below are encoded in one region of Rhodothermales bacterium:
- a CDS encoding glycosyltransferase family 2 protein, with product MDCSTIIVSYNTFDLTVEAIRSAAKSAEELDHEIIVVDNASPDRSGERLRGLFETTPTPVKVIINDDNPGFSAANNQGAAEASGRVLFFLNPDTIVHGAAIPVLCSFLDQHPDAGAVGPLVLNADGTIQPSTFDLLTARGILRQHLPLGSFILGRDRRIDRVPDRTSPVDIVKGCALALRRDTYDKIGGWDESYFMYGEETEMCYRLLHEGFVNYFAREASITHLGGAASMEHYAEQQIVHQRSATQFLRRHHSSWMVKLHRWSGLAGFAIRIPFFAILKRISPGKSDEYQLRGDAARRLTQWFIREYE from the coding sequence ATGGACTGCTCAACTATCATCGTCAGCTACAACACGTTCGATCTTACCGTCGAGGCGATTCGGTCTGCGGCGAAATCGGCCGAGGAGCTGGACCACGAAATCATCGTCGTGGACAACGCATCGCCGGATCGGAGTGGAGAGCGACTACGCGGGCTGTTTGAGACCACCCCCACACCCGTGAAGGTCATCATCAACGATGATAATCCCGGGTTCTCTGCGGCAAATAATCAGGGAGCCGCCGAAGCGTCAGGCAGGGTGCTTTTTTTCCTGAACCCCGATACGATTGTCCACGGAGCGGCAATTCCCGTCCTGTGCTCGTTTCTCGATCAGCACCCCGATGCCGGAGCCGTTGGACCGCTGGTTCTTAATGCGGACGGGACCATCCAGCCGAGTACGTTCGATCTGCTCACTGCACGAGGAATACTGAGACAGCATCTGCCGCTTGGCTCTTTCATTCTCGGCCGAGACCGGCGTATCGATCGCGTCCCCGATCGGACATCGCCCGTCGATATCGTCAAGGGATGTGCCCTCGCGCTTCGCCGAGACACATACGACAAGATCGGCGGTTGGGACGAGTCGTACTTCATGTACGGAGAGGAAACGGAGATGTGCTATCGGCTTCTGCACGAGGGGTTTGTAAACTACTTTGCGCGAGAGGCCAGCATCACGCATCTCGGCGGCGCCGCCTCGATGGAGCACTACGCAGAGCAACAGATTGTTCACCAGCGAAGTGCAACTCAGTTTCTGCGCAGGCATCACTCTTCATGGATGGTGAAACTCCACCGATGGTCGGGACTTGCAGGATTCGCTATCCGCATTCCCTTCTTTGCGATCCTGAAACGGATTTCACCCGGCAAATCGGACGAATACCAGCTACGTGGTGATGCGGCGCGGCGACTTACACAGTGGTTCATCAGGGAGTATGAGTGA
- the ggt gene encoding gamma-glutamyltransferase gives MQTRLKVIFAAICCVVIVPSAGAQSGRTPAPARHGMVVTNHYLASEIGRDMLARGGNAIDAAVATAFALAVVLPSAGNIGGGGFIVYHGADGFVTSFNFREKAPMAATARMYLDENGEVKNNSNHDGILAVGVPGTVAGLALAHERLGTMKWADLVKPAVRLADKGFTVSWNMERFLKQVVQRADDYQYASTARVFSKDGRPYVPGDVLRQKDLARTLKRIQKKGKDGFYAGKTAELIASYMREHGGLITEEDLARYEAVEQPPTHGTYRGYDVYSMAPPSSGGVVLTEMLNILEGYDLASLGHNSAAYLHVLTEAMRRAYADRARYLGDPAFNPELPMDKLVSKEYAEQLRNSIDMSQASVSDSADFNMAFESPETTHISIVDGQGNAVALTYTLEYSYGSKIVVDGAGFLLNNEMGDFNPIPGRTTSTGLIGTDPNLVAPEKRMLSSMTPTIVALDGQPRLLIGSPGGRTIINTVLQVILNVIDHGMNVAQAVEAGRIHHQWLPDTTRFETWQISPDTRRMYEDMGHRVRLRSSQGSANGILVDRKNGLLYGAADSRGFDSRSAGY, from the coding sequence ATGCAGACTCGCTTGAAGGTCATTTTCGCGGCAATCTGCTGCGTAGTCATCGTGCCATCTGCGGGCGCGCAGTCGGGGCGCACACCTGCGCCGGCGCGGCACGGGATGGTCGTCACCAATCACTACCTCGCGTCGGAGATCGGTCGCGACATGCTTGCTCGTGGAGGTAACGCGATAGATGCCGCAGTCGCCACGGCGTTCGCGCTTGCCGTCGTTCTCCCGTCGGCCGGAAACATCGGCGGCGGTGGGTTCATCGTCTATCACGGCGCCGACGGGTTCGTCACCAGCTTCAACTTCCGTGAGAAGGCCCCGATGGCCGCCACGGCTCGCATGTACCTCGACGAGAACGGGGAAGTCAAGAACAACTCAAATCACGATGGCATTCTCGCCGTCGGTGTGCCAGGCACGGTCGCCGGACTTGCTCTTGCTCACGAACGACTGGGCACGATGAAATGGGCCGACCTCGTCAAGCCCGCCGTGCGTCTCGCCGACAAAGGGTTTACTGTTTCGTGGAACATGGAGAGATTCCTGAAACAGGTCGTACAGCGAGCGGATGATTATCAATACGCCTCGACGGCCCGCGTCTTCTCCAAAGACGGTCGGCCGTATGTGCCCGGCGACGTGCTGCGACAGAAGGACCTCGCACGAACGCTCAAGCGCATTCAGAAGAAGGGCAAGGACGGTTTCTATGCGGGCAAGACCGCGGAGTTGATCGCGTCCTACATGCGCGAGCACGGCGGACTGATTACCGAGGAAGACCTTGCTCGATACGAGGCCGTCGAGCAGCCCCCGACACACGGGACCTACCGCGGATATGACGTCTACTCGATGGCGCCTCCGAGTTCAGGCGGCGTGGTCCTGACGGAGATGCTGAACATACTGGAGGGTTATGATCTCGCGAGTCTCGGGCACAACTCGGCGGCCTATCTGCACGTGCTGACTGAGGCCATGCGGCGAGCATACGCAGACCGCGCCCGATATCTCGGCGATCCGGCTTTCAATCCTGAGTTGCCGATGGACAAGCTTGTCTCGAAGGAGTACGCCGAACAGCTGCGGAACAGCATCGATATGTCGCAGGCCTCCGTCAGTGACTCAGCGGATTTCAACATGGCCTTCGAAAGCCCTGAGACCACACACATCTCTATCGTCGACGGTCAGGGGAATGCGGTTGCACTCACGTACACGCTCGAATACAGCTACGGCTCGAAGATCGTTGTGGATGGAGCGGGCTTCTTGCTCAACAACGAGATGGGCGACTTCAACCCGATCCCTGGTCGGACCACATCTACGGGGCTCATCGGTACGGATCCGAATCTGGTCGCGCCGGAAAAACGCATGCTGTCGAGCATGACGCCCACGATCGTCGCTCTAGACGGACAGCCACGTCTTCTCATCGGGAGTCCGGGCGGACGGACAATCATCAACACCGTCCTGCAGGTCATCCTGAATGTGATCGACCACGGCATGAACGTGGCACAGGCCGTTGAGGCGGGCCGCATTCATCACCAGTGGCTTCCGGACACTACGCGTTTCGAGACCTGGCAGATTTCCCCGGATACGCGACGGATGTACGAAGACATGGGCCACAGGGTCAGGCTCCGCAGCAGTCAGGGATCGGCGAACGGGATTCTCGTGGATCGCAAGAACGGCTTGCTCTACGGAGCAGCGGATTCGCGCGGCTTCGATTCCCGTTCTGCCGGATACTAG
- the dut gene encoding dUTP diphosphatase, whose product MVDEIEVRIRRLPHAAELDLPAYATSHSAGMDLRAAITAAVALPPGARALVPSGIQIALPDGCEAQVRPRSGLAVRHGVTVLNSPGTIDADYRGEIKVILINHGSETFTVNRGERIAQLVVARHARVQWNEETDLDETVRGEGGFGHTGT is encoded by the coding sequence ATGGTCGACGAGATCGAGGTTCGAATTCGACGGCTCCCGCATGCGGCGGAACTGGACCTTCCGGCGTACGCTACGAGTCACAGCGCCGGAATGGACCTGCGGGCCGCAATTACTGCAGCCGTAGCGCTGCCGCCCGGTGCGCGCGCTCTCGTCCCGTCCGGGATTCAGATCGCGTTGCCCGATGGCTGTGAGGCGCAGGTGAGGCCCCGCAGTGGTCTCGCGGTGCGCCACGGAGTCACAGTCCTGAACTCTCCGGGCACTATCGATGCGGACTACCGCGGCGAAATCAAGGTCATCCTGATCAACCACGGCTCCGAAACATTCACTGTCAATCGCGGAGAGCGGATAGCCCAGCTCGTGGTTGCGCGCCACGCCCGTGTTCAGTGGAATGAAGAGACGGACCTCGACGAAACGGTCCGCGGGGAAGGTGGCTTCGGCCACACCGGCACGTGA
- a CDS encoding class I SAM-dependent methyltransferase, translating to MSDSDQRAADPRLEGRGDPDARHGFACRICGNDTGNERLLVREMMLGLREAFPYYACAECGTIQVENAPEDVGKYYPDGYYSKSTENQHAVVRLLKRIRARETLDQPSLIGKALVRVAGPAPIATWMKQAGAHLADRILDVGSGTGQNLLELANIGFRHLHGVDPYIDEDVNLDSDIRIRKATIHDVDGEYDLIMLHHVLEHVADPDRDLSAARNRLSADGKILIRTPVADCFVYRNYASDWVQLDAPRHTHVFSAKAIGLLANRNGMRVESVRYDSDAFQFWGSEQYRMDISLSDSRSHQNSGRHGLFTRAQMKAWSRQAATLNLAYDGDQACFVLSQSKDATA from the coding sequence ATGAGTGATTCAGATCAACGTGCAGCTGATCCCCGGCTCGAGGGTCGCGGTGATCCGGACGCCAGGCACGGTTTCGCCTGCAGGATCTGCGGGAATGACACCGGGAATGAGCGACTGCTTGTCAGGGAAATGATGCTCGGCCTGCGCGAGGCGTTTCCCTACTACGCCTGCGCGGAATGTGGAACGATTCAAGTCGAGAATGCTCCCGAAGATGTCGGCAAATACTATCCCGACGGATACTACTCGAAGAGCACGGAGAACCAGCACGCAGTAGTCCGACTTCTCAAACGAATTCGGGCACGCGAGACACTCGACCAGCCGTCGCTCATCGGCAAAGCCCTTGTACGTGTTGCAGGTCCTGCCCCGATCGCAACATGGATGAAGCAGGCCGGTGCACATTTGGCCGATAGGATTCTCGACGTCGGTTCGGGTACCGGACAGAATCTATTGGAATTGGCAAATATCGGATTCCGCCATCTGCACGGAGTGGATCCCTACATCGACGAAGATGTCAATCTTGACTCCGACATCCGAATCCGCAAGGCAACCATTCATGATGTCGATGGCGAGTATGATCTGATCATGTTGCACCACGTTCTCGAGCATGTCGCCGACCCGGATCGCGATCTGTCCGCAGCAAGGAATCGCTTGAGTGCAGACGGGAAGATTCTCATTCGGACTCCGGTGGCTGACTGCTTTGTGTATCGAAACTACGCGTCGGACTGGGTGCAGCTCGACGCCCCGAGACACACTCACGTGTTCAGTGCGAAGGCAATCGGGCTGTTGGCGAATCGAAACGGGATGCGGGTTGAATCGGTCCGCTATGACTCGGATGCGTTTCAATTCTGGGGCAGCGAACAGTATCGGATGGATATCTCACTGAGCGACTCGCGATCGCACCAGAACAGCGGCAGGCATGGCTTGTTCACTCGCGCACAGATGAAGGCCTGGTCCAGGCAAGCAGCCACGCTGAACCTGGCGTACGATGGCGATCAAGCGTGCTTCGTGCTGTCACAGTCGAAAGACGCGACCGCGTAG
- a CDS encoding BamA/TamA family outer membrane protein → MQKVKPVALLLIAFAFAPAVARADALHTDRHEEETILRPDSLLTRARDFGLARLNQTVSRLGLTHGGHEPADDHYLTAFVGDFAYRWPYRSTSVYRPTPAWRYNRVDGVVLGIRMRPLEWDSYERTGVHGQFGYAFASKRLQYEIGAEARLGEPYGEEGADVKFGGSYRRMTATDDLWKSSWAENTLGAFFFNHDIFDYYETEGWSVYSAARISPYLQFSAGFRSEDYRSVGRETGWSLFGGDHFRFNPPVRDGHMQSVVVVVEGGSISRFHSLPSGAVFRIQAELGDGLGGDFDFNRVMADGRVYIRTTRKSSLGLRMIGGRAAQSAPVQKAFTLGGIGSVRGYPQNAFFGHAMWVGNAEFSVSDFGLVGNLLDNFQVSGFFDAGWVDGPANESFTVGDVFTSAGIGLGLFDRRVRLDLAFPLTDRGGSKDPSLWLRLIPAF, encoded by the coding sequence ATGCAAAAAGTGAAACCTGTTGCGCTTCTGTTGATCGCCTTTGCTTTTGCGCCGGCCGTCGCCCGCGCCGACGCTTTGCATACAGACAGGCATGAGGAGGAAACCATCCTCCGGCCGGATTCCCTGTTGACACGTGCGCGTGATTTTGGCCTCGCCCGGCTCAACCAAACTGTCTCCCGACTGGGTTTGACCCACGGGGGCCATGAGCCCGCCGACGACCACTACCTCACCGCGTTCGTCGGGGACTTCGCCTACCGATGGCCCTACCGATCCACCTCCGTGTACCGGCCCACGCCCGCATGGAGATACAACCGCGTCGACGGAGTTGTACTTGGCATTCGCATGCGGCCTCTCGAATGGGATTCCTACGAGCGAACCGGCGTGCACGGCCAATTCGGCTATGCGTTCGCTTCGAAACGACTTCAATACGAGATCGGTGCGGAAGCCCGCCTCGGCGAGCCCTACGGCGAAGAGGGGGCCGACGTGAAGTTCGGCGGATCGTATCGCCGAATGACCGCGACGGACGACCTGTGGAAATCAAGCTGGGCTGAGAATACGCTCGGGGCGTTCTTCTTCAACCACGACATCTTCGACTATTACGAGACAGAAGGCTGGAGTGTCTATTCGGCGGCTCGCATCAGTCCGTATCTCCAGTTTTCGGCAGGATTCCGTTCGGAAGACTACCGGTCGGTCGGTCGAGAAACGGGCTGGTCTCTGTTCGGAGGCGATCATTTCCGATTCAACCCGCCGGTTCGTGACGGCCACATGCAGTCTGTCGTGGTTGTCGTCGAGGGCGGCAGCATCTCTCGCTTTCACTCGTTGCCGTCCGGAGCGGTGTTTCGCATTCAGGCGGAGTTGGGAGACGGGTTAGGTGGTGATTTCGACTTCAATCGCGTGATGGCCGACGGTCGGGTCTACATTCGAACCACACGAAAGAGCAGCCTCGGACTCCGGATGATTGGAGGACGAGCTGCGCAAAGCGCACCCGTACAAAAAGCTTTTACACTAGGCGGCATCGGATCCGTGAGAGGCTACCCCCAGAATGCATTCTTCGGGCACGCGATGTGGGTCGGCAATGCAGAATTCTCTGTCTCGGATTTCGGACTGGTCGGAAATCTGCTTGACAACTTTCAGGTGTCCGGGTTCTTCGATGCGGGCTGGGTAGATGGCCCGGCGAACGAGTCGTTCACCGTAGGCGATGTGTTCACGTCGGCCGGGATAGGGCTTGGCCTGTTCGACCGGCGCGTCCGACTCGACCTTGCGTTTCCGCTCACCGACAGGGGAGGCTCGAAAGATCCGTCGCTCTGGCTCCGCCTGATCCCGGCGTTCTGA